The DNA sequence aagaaaattaattaaaaaattgaagaacTCACTGCGACAGAGAAAGTAGAAAAGGCCTAGAATCCACGGTGACACAGACAGATGCTCGGCAGGATAGAGGTGGCCGACGACAAAAGCGTCCAAACCAACCTTCTGATGATGACGACAGAAGCTTCAAACCGACCTTTCGACAGTGACGACAAGAAAAGCTTTGAGTGGCGAGGGTGGCAACTGCTGGTGGTCACTGTCGACGCCGATAATGGTAGGGTTGGTGGAGGCGTTCTTTCTGCTCGTTTGAGACTTGGAGAAAATTATGGTTGGAAGGGATAGGGAGAGGGAGACATTGGTGAAGCTGCGTTTGGGAACTGGGGGACTGGGTTAGTGACTTAGTGAGTGTTCTGTTTTTCTAGCATCAAAATGACGCCATTTCTGATCTTGGATTATAAAACCAGACCTTAAAAAAACTCGTTAGTTCGGTTGGTCCACTGGTTAACTACCGATTCGGCCAGTTTTTTAATCGATTTTTAGTAAGACGGTTCTAGGAATCAACCAGACCGGCTATATgaactcaataattaaaaaattaatttgtgggaTCACTGgttgaatcttaatattttaatatagtttttttaaaaataattactaaatttatttagtaaaatctaaaatattaaaacatttaaaataactactatatttatttaatgaaatctaaaatattaaaactagtaaaatatagtagttattttactaaatattttggatttcactaaatagatataataattattttagatattttaatttttagatctcactaaataaatatagtagttatttaaaaaaaattatattaaaatattaagattcaacaagTGATCCCCAAATctgttttttaattattgagttctactatataaattaaacaataataaaaattataattttaaaaattttagaagatttaaattttaaaatgaccactatattatttagtgagatttaaaatattaaatttttaaatatataaccaacaataatttaataaattcgtttaaataaaaaaatttcactataaaaaaattacaagttgaaaatgtaaaaatttaaaatataaataataaaataactttataataatttaattatttttattattttatgtaaagagaatttttattaaggtttaaaaaataatattataattagttctataaaaaatattttaaatttactattatgaaacaaaataaaaaaaatttatataaggattaatttgattaatttttaaatttttagggatgaaaatgacttacgtctaaaATTTCAGAGagtatttgattataaataacttttttacacgtTAAGTAACATGCGGCGTGCTAGGTGTCACTAACTTGAAACATCAACTAATTATcatgtgacacgtggcattaaccTACTACATTATCTTCTATCCAACAAAAGACTAATATaactaaataatttatttaaaaattaatttaaaaaataaataatctgacgaatttaattattaatttttatcttattgAGCCTAAATTGCAACCAGTTATTTGTGATGTTCACAATTTTCATGGTCCACCGAAAAAACATAAAACAGATGAAACTTCAAAGAATGGGCCGAAAATGGATAGTAGCGAAGATAGCCTACAAGTAAGCCCGTATGCCTTTAAACCCTAGTAAGTAGCAGTACAAATAGCACCCTCGCATTATTCAATTGATCTTTCTGCTCATAGCCGCTGCAACAAACAAAAGAAGAGCAGGACAGAACCACTCAGCTCCGAATCACAACCCAAACAAATCATGGGTTTGTTACCTGGAATCACTTATTCCGTGTTCTTCTCTTTATGCTGAGATTGTTGTGGTTGTATGTGATTTATTTATTGATTGGTGTTGATGAATCGATTGATTACTTTATTGCAGGTAAGGTTCACGGATCCCTAGCTCGTGCCGGAAAAGTCAGAGGTCAAACCCCAAAAGTTGCGAAACAAgacaagaagaagaagccacgTGGACGAGCACACAAGCGCATGCAATACAATCGCCGATTCGTCACCGCCGGTAAACCCTCTTTTCAAAAACCCACGTTTTTCGTTTACCCCCAATTTGACTTAGGGTTTTTGTGTGTGCTACATAATGTTTAAGTTCGGTTCTTTTTCATTGTGTTGTAATTTTGGtgtctaatttttttcttattgtgGATTTGTAGTGGTGGGATTCGGAAAGAAGCGAGGACCAAACTCATCTGAGAAGTAAGGGAGATGATGCTTGAAGgatggttttatttttatttttgattttattagTTTGCGAGATGTATTGCTTGTTTATCAGTTGATTGGTGGATTTAAAGATGTTGAAGTTCTGATTATGGTTCAATGAAAGTTTTTTTGGGCTAATATTGAACTATGTTCCCCCTTTAAGATTTTTGCTAGTTAAAGCAGAGCTTATCTTGGTGTTCAAAAGGACCAAAATTTTGTTTATGTTCATATCTTCACCGTTGACTgattatcttttatctttaaacaattttttatgtttagaGTTATCAAACCGATGTTGGTGATTTGAATATCTCGACACTAGTCATCTTAAATATGAACATAGGAGGATTGGTTGGTTGTAAGGGTGCCCCTAATTTCGCACCTTAAGCAGCCCATAGATCAAAATATGGCTTCCCTTTTTGATGAAATGGTTAATTTCTAGCATATACCTTCATCATGCTAGTATCTTTAAGATTGGTTTGGTCTTGGCCTTTTAGGGTTGAAGTTCATCTACATCTAAGTATAGTAAATACATGTTTCTTCGTAAGTTTGGATTATCAGGTCTGAGTAACAATGGTC is a window from the Arachis hypogaea cultivar Tifrunner chromosome 1, arahy.Tifrunner.gnm2.J5K5, whole genome shotgun sequence genome containing:
- the LOC112802680 gene encoding small ribosomal subunit protein eS30z/eS30y/eS30x, with translation MGKVHGSLARAGKVRGQTPKVAKQDKKKKPRGRAHKRMQYNRRFVTAVVGFGKKRGPNSSEK